From one Streptomyces sp. NBC_01478 genomic stretch:
- a CDS encoding sugar phosphate isomerase/epimerase family protein: protein MTADEFLATCWTTAGDAAPDEADQRSPLNLRDRVEAARDAGFTAFGLLYADLVEAERVYGIAGIRSLFEDNGISHVELELLTDWWADGPRRAASDSVRVDMLRAIEALGARTFKIGPDVTDEPWELDVWAKEFAVLAAQADGVGARLGVEPLPWSNLRTMHDGLRLVEAAGHPAGGLIVDVWHVERAHTQPTDLADIPGSRIVGVELNDADSEVVGTLFEDTVHRRRLCGEGSFDLPGIIAALRTAGFRGPWGVEILSDAHRALPVREAAAAAYRSAAALVK, encoded by the coding sequence ATGACCGCTGATGAATTTCTGGCCACGTGCTGGACCACGGCGGGCGATGCCGCTCCCGACGAGGCGGACCAGCGCAGCCCGCTGAATCTGCGGGACCGCGTGGAAGCGGCGCGCGACGCCGGATTCACCGCCTTCGGACTGCTGTACGCGGACCTGGTGGAGGCCGAGCGCGTATACGGGATCGCCGGGATTCGGTCCCTCTTCGAGGACAACGGAATCAGTCATGTCGAATTGGAGCTGCTGACCGACTGGTGGGCCGACGGACCCCGGCGGGCCGCGTCGGACTCCGTCCGGGTCGACATGCTCAGAGCCATCGAGGCGCTCGGCGCACGCACCTTCAAGATCGGCCCCGACGTCACGGACGAACCCTGGGAACTCGACGTCTGGGCCAAGGAGTTCGCCGTGCTGGCCGCACAGGCCGACGGGGTGGGCGCCCGGCTCGGGGTCGAACCGCTGCCCTGGTCCAACCTCAGGACCATGCACGACGGACTACGGCTCGTCGAGGCCGCCGGTCACCCGGCGGGCGGCCTCATCGTCGACGTCTGGCACGTCGAGCGCGCCCATACGCAGCCCACCGACCTGGCGGACATACCCGGGTCGCGGATCGTCGGCGTGGAGCTCAACGACGCGGACAGCGAGGTCGTCGGCACGCTCTTCGAGGACACCGTCCATCGCCGACGGCTGTGCGGAGAGGGCTCGTTCGACCTGCCGGGGATCATCGCCGCACTCCGGACGGCCGGCTTTCGCGGCCCCTGGGGCGTGGAGATCCTCTCCGACGCGCACCGTGCGCTGCCGGTGCGGGAGGCCGCCGCCGCGGCGTACCGGAGTGCTGCCGCGCTCGTGAAGTAA
- a CDS encoding sugar ABC transporter substrate-binding protein, with protein sequence MDRTSHPRSRRIVPVVAAVATAALLVAGCSSSSGGKKSTEDTSGATAGKATTPRMTISMITHAAPGDTFWDTIRKGAQAAAAKDNVRLIYSSDPNGPNQSNLVQNAIDQKVDGIAVTLAKPDAMKSVMATAEKAGIPVVGFNTGVQDWKKQGLLEYFGQDESIAGEAFGRKLNAAGAKHTICVIMEQGQVALEARCAGVKKTFTGSTEVLNVNGTDMPSVKSTITAKLQQDKTIDYVTTLGAPFAMTAIQSIADAGSKAKLATFDLNKDAVGAIKSGKIQWAIDQQPYLQGYLAVDSLWLYKTNGNYSGGGEAPVLTGPAFVDKTNVAKVAEFAAKGTR encoded by the coding sequence ATGGACCGTACATCCCACCCCCGCTCCCGCAGAATCGTCCCCGTCGTCGCGGCGGTGGCAACCGCCGCACTGCTTGTGGCCGGCTGCTCCAGCAGTTCCGGAGGCAAGAAGTCCACGGAGGACACCTCCGGCGCCACCGCGGGCAAGGCCACCACGCCTCGTATGACGATCTCGATGATCACGCACGCGGCCCCCGGCGACACCTTCTGGGACACCATCCGCAAGGGCGCGCAGGCAGCCGCCGCCAAGGACAACGTCCGGCTGATCTACTCGTCCGACCCCAACGGCCCCAACCAGTCGAACCTGGTGCAGAACGCGATCGACCAGAAGGTCGACGGCATCGCGGTCACCCTCGCCAAGCCCGACGCCATGAAGTCGGTGATGGCCACCGCCGAGAAGGCCGGCATCCCCGTCGTCGGCTTCAACACCGGCGTGCAGGACTGGAAGAAGCAGGGTCTGCTGGAGTACTTCGGCCAGGACGAGAGCATCGCCGGCGAGGCATTCGGCCGCAAACTCAACGCGGCCGGCGCCAAGCACACCATCTGCGTGATCATGGAACAGGGTCAGGTGGCCCTGGAGGCCCGCTGCGCCGGCGTGAAGAAGACCTTCACCGGCAGCACCGAAGTCCTCAACGTCAACGGCACGGACATGCCGTCGGTGAAGTCGACGATCACGGCCAAGCTCCAGCAGGACAAGACCATCGACTACGTGACGACGCTCGGCGCCCCGTTCGCGATGACCGCGATCCAGTCCATCGCCGACGCCGGCAGCAAGGCGAAGCTCGCCACGTTCGACCTCAACAAGGACGCGGTCGGCGCCATCAAGTCCGGCAAGATCCAGTGGGCCATCGACCAGCAGCCGTACCTCCAGGGCTACTTGGCGGTCGACTCGCTGTGGCTGTACAAGACGAACGGCAATTACAGCGGTGGTGGTGAGGCACCGGTGCTGACCGGGCCGGCCTTCGTCGACAAGACGAACGTCGCCAAGGTCGCCGAGTTCGCCGCCAAGGGAACGCGGTGA
- a CDS encoding ABC transporter permease yields MTQLTAPATGSPSPAPPVPQTDGRTSERPLALRLLARPEVGVFLGAAAVYVFFLIAAPPVREGASMANILYSSSTIGIMALPVALLMIGGEFDLSAGVAVITSALTASMLSYQLTMNVWVGVTVALLVSLGVGFLNGWMVVKTGLPSFLVTLGSFLILQGVNLAVTKLVTGNVATDDISNMDGFGQAKKVFASSFEVGGVNVKITIIYWLVFAAIATWVLLRTKYGNWIFAVGGNKDSARAVGVPVAFTKISLFMLVGFGAWFIGMHQLFSFNTVQSGEGVGQELIYISAAVIGGCLLTGGAGSAIGPVFGAFMFGMVQQGIVYAGWNPDWFKAFLGVMLLGAVLINLWVQRTATRR; encoded by the coding sequence ATGACTCAGCTCACGGCTCCGGCGACGGGTTCCCCGTCGCCGGCTCCGCCGGTCCCCCAGACGGACGGGCGGACCTCCGAACGGCCCCTGGCGCTCCGGCTGTTGGCACGTCCCGAGGTGGGTGTCTTCCTCGGTGCGGCCGCGGTGTACGTGTTCTTCCTGATCGCCGCTCCGCCGGTGCGCGAGGGCGCGTCGATGGCGAACATCCTCTACAGCTCCTCGACCATCGGCATCATGGCCTTGCCGGTCGCGCTGTTGATGATCGGCGGGGAGTTCGACCTCTCCGCCGGTGTCGCCGTCATCACCTCCGCACTCACCGCGAGCATGCTCAGCTACCAACTGACCATGAACGTATGGGTCGGTGTGACCGTCGCCCTGCTCGTCTCGCTGGGGGTCGGGTTCCTCAACGGATGGATGGTCGTCAAGACCGGACTGCCCAGCTTCCTGGTCACCCTGGGCAGCTTCCTGATCCTCCAGGGCGTCAACCTCGCCGTCACCAAGCTGGTCACCGGCAATGTCGCCACCGACGACATCAGCAACATGGACGGCTTCGGCCAGGCCAAGAAGGTCTTCGCGTCCTCGTTCGAGGTCGGCGGCGTCAACGTCAAGATCACCATCATCTACTGGCTGGTGTTCGCGGCCATCGCGACCTGGGTGCTGCTGCGCACGAAGTACGGCAACTGGATTTTCGCGGTCGGCGGGAACAAGGACTCCGCGCGGGCCGTCGGCGTGCCCGTGGCGTTCACGAAGATCTCCCTGTTCATGCTGGTCGGGTTCGGTGCCTGGTTCATCGGCATGCACCAGTTGTTCTCCTTCAACACCGTGCAGTCCGGCGAGGGCGTCGGGCAGGAGCTGATCTACATCTCCGCGGCCGTGATCGGCGGCTGCCTGCTCACGGGTGGTGCGGGTTCGGCGATCGGCCCGGTGTTCGGGGCGTTCATGTTCGGGATGGTGCAGCAGGGCATCGTCTACGCGGGCTGGAACCCCGACTGGTTCAAGGCGTTCCTGGGCGTGATGCTGCTCGGCGCCGTCCTCATCAATCTGTGGGTCCAGCGCACCGCGACCCGGAGGTGA
- a CDS encoding ATP-binding cassette domain-containing protein, with product MASNESGTHGAILEDTAPSDADAPIVQLRNAGKAYGNVRALHGVDLTVRPGQVTCVLGDNGAGKSTLIKIISGLHQHTEGEFLVDGGPVHFTTPRQALDRGIATVYQDLAVVPLMPVWRNFFLGSEMTKGPWPLRRLDIERMKKTADEELRNMGIVLDNLEQPIGTLSGGQRQCVAIARAVYFGARVLILDEPTAALGVKQSGVVLKYVAAARERGLGVIFITHNPHHAYMVGDHFSVLRLGTMELSAERSEITLEELTNHMAGGTELAALKHELSQVRGLDTEQLPDEKTTLTVG from the coding sequence ATGGCAAGCAACGAATCCGGCACTCACGGCGCCATCCTCGAAGACACGGCGCCGAGCGACGCGGACGCGCCGATCGTCCAACTGCGCAACGCGGGCAAGGCCTACGGCAACGTCCGCGCCCTGCACGGCGTCGACCTCACCGTCCGCCCCGGCCAGGTCACCTGCGTGCTGGGTGACAACGGCGCGGGCAAGTCGACCCTGATCAAAATCATCTCGGGGCTGCACCAGCACACGGAAGGCGAGTTCCTCGTCGACGGCGGGCCGGTGCACTTCACCACCCCCCGCCAGGCCCTGGACCGGGGTATCGCGACCGTCTACCAGGACCTGGCCGTCGTCCCGCTGATGCCGGTCTGGCGCAACTTCTTCCTCGGCTCGGAGATGACCAAGGGCCCCTGGCCGTTGCGTCGCCTGGACATCGAGCGGATGAAGAAGACCGCGGACGAGGAACTCCGCAACATGGGCATCGTCCTGGACAACCTGGAACAGCCCATCGGCACCCTCTCCGGCGGGCAGCGCCAGTGCGTCGCCATCGCCCGCGCCGTCTACTTCGGCGCCCGCGTCCTCATCCTCGACGAGCCCACCGCGGCGCTGGGTGTCAAGCAGTCCGGTGTGGTGCTGAAGTACGTGGCGGCGGCGCGGGAACGCGGTCTCGGGGTCATCTTCATCACCCACAACCCGCACCACGCCTACATGGTCGGCGACCACTTCAGCGTCCTGCGCCTGGGAACCATGGAACTCTCCGCCGAACGCAGCGAGATCACCCTGGAAGAGCTCACCAACCACATGGCCGGCGGCACCGAACTCGCCGCACTCAAACACGAGCTGTCCCAGGTCCGCGGCCTCGACACCGAACAACTCCCCGACGAGAAGACCACACTCACAGTCGGCTGA
- a CDS encoding Gfo/Idh/MocA family protein has translation MATDEPLRIGVLGAARIAELSIVGPARAGGHRLVAVAARDLDRAEIFAAKYGVERVVGSYADLVADPEIEVVYNPLANSLHAPWNLAALRAGKHVLTEKPSASNATEAAEVHEAVTKAGKIFMEGFHYLFHPVFLRLHELLDSGELGELRHVDTMVAMPAPPDDDVRWSLPLAGGALMDLGCYSLHAQRMLAPWAGGAPRPVAARGGERAGAPGIDEWLDADLEFPGGATGSARCHMAHDTWQMSCRVVGSRGEATVMNFVQPHLDDRVVVRTAAGERTEELGRRSSYTYQLETFAAHLRRGEPLALDADDALTTMRLIDDCYRAAGFPVRPRTVLPEVG, from the coding sequence GTGGCAACGGACGAACCCCTGCGGATCGGAGTCCTGGGCGCGGCCCGGATCGCCGAGTTGTCGATCGTCGGCCCGGCCCGGGCGGGCGGCCACCGGCTGGTCGCGGTGGCCGCCCGCGATCTCGACCGCGCCGAGATCTTCGCCGCCAAATACGGCGTAGAGCGGGTGGTCGGCTCCTACGCCGACCTCGTCGCCGACCCGGAGATCGAGGTCGTCTACAACCCGCTCGCCAACAGCCTGCACGCGCCGTGGAACCTGGCCGCGCTCCGCGCCGGAAAGCACGTCCTCACCGAGAAACCGTCCGCGAGCAACGCGACGGAGGCGGCCGAGGTCCACGAGGCCGTCACCAAGGCCGGCAAAATCTTCATGGAGGGCTTCCACTATCTGTTCCACCCGGTCTTCCTGCGCCTCCACGAGCTGCTGGACAGCGGGGAGTTGGGCGAACTCCGGCACGTCGACACCATGGTCGCCATGCCCGCGCCGCCCGACGACGACGTACGGTGGTCGCTCCCGCTGGCGGGCGGCGCGCTGATGGACCTCGGGTGCTACAGCCTGCACGCCCAACGCATGCTCGCCCCCTGGGCGGGCGGCGCACCCCGGCCGGTCGCCGCGCGCGGCGGCGAGAGGGCCGGGGCACCGGGGATCGACGAATGGCTGGACGCGGACCTGGAGTTCCCCGGCGGCGCCACCGGCAGCGCCCGCTGCCACATGGCCCACGACACCTGGCAGATGAGCTGCCGCGTGGTGGGCTCACGCGGCGAGGCCACGGTCATGAACTTCGTGCAGCCCCACCTGGACGACCGCGTCGTCGTGCGTACGGCGGCCGGTGAGCGCACCGAGGAACTGGGGCGCCGATCGTCGTACACCTATCAACTGGAGACCTTCGCCGCCCACTTGAGGCGCGGCGAGCCGCTGGCGCTGGACGCGGATGACGCGCTGACCACGATGCGGCTCATCGACGACTGTTACCGGGCGGCCGGGTTCCCGGTCCGGCCGCGTACGGTGCTGCCGGAAGTCGGCTGA